Proteins encoded in a region of the Corynebacterium genitalium ATCC 33030 genome:
- the ilvA gene encoding threonine ammonia-lyase IlvA translates to MTSAPDFTPVHASDIQGAQAGISSVIAPTPLQFCPRLSQQHGVEVYLKREDLQDVRSYKIRGAYYNISNLSDEEKAAGVVAASAGNHAQGVAYACRAMGIDGKIFVPKRTPKQKRDRIMVHGGDSVELVLVGNNFDEAAEAARRDAEERGATLVEPFNARDTVIGQGTVAAEVLTQLTGFGKSLDSIFVPVGGGGLIGGIAAYLADMSPRTAIIGTEPAGAASLAAAMNAGGPVTLEAIDPFVDGAAVKRIGDVNYRIIEENQGRIHIVDVDEGAVCTNMLDLYQNEGIIAEPAGALSVTALDEVKLAPGSTVVCVISGGNNDVLRYAEIMERSLVHRGLKHYFLVNFAQEPGQLRRFLNDVLGPDDDISLFEYLKKNNRETGAALVGIELARATDLDPLLARMEDASFDCQRLMPGTPEYEFIVTG, encoded by the coding sequence ATGACTTCCGCGCCTGATTTCACGCCCGTGCACGCCTCCGATATCCAGGGTGCGCAGGCTGGAATTTCCAGCGTCATCGCGCCCACTCCGTTGCAGTTCTGCCCGCGCTTGTCGCAGCAGCACGGGGTGGAGGTGTACCTGAAGCGGGAAGACCTCCAGGACGTGCGGTCGTACAAGATCCGCGGCGCCTACTACAACATTTCCAACTTGAGCGATGAGGAGAAAGCGGCTGGGGTCGTCGCAGCGTCGGCAGGCAATCATGCGCAAGGGGTGGCGTACGCGTGCCGGGCGATGGGCATTGACGGCAAGATCTTCGTGCCCAAGCGGACCCCGAAGCAGAAACGCGACCGGATCATGGTCCACGGCGGGGACAGCGTGGAACTGGTGCTCGTGGGCAACAACTTCGACGAAGCCGCGGAAGCAGCGCGCCGAGATGCGGAAGAACGCGGTGCCACCCTCGTGGAGCCTTTCAACGCGCGTGACACCGTCATCGGTCAGGGCACCGTTGCGGCAGAAGTGCTCACGCAGCTGACCGGTTTCGGCAAATCGCTCGATTCCATCTTCGTCCCCGTTGGCGGTGGGGGTCTGATCGGAGGAATCGCCGCCTACCTCGCCGACATGTCGCCGCGCACGGCCATCATCGGTACTGAGCCAGCAGGCGCTGCGTCCCTGGCAGCTGCGATGAACGCGGGCGGACCGGTCACGCTCGAGGCGATTGATCCGTTCGTCGATGGGGCCGCGGTCAAGCGCATCGGCGACGTCAACTACCGCATCATCGAGGAAAACCAGGGACGCATCCACATCGTCGACGTCGATGAAGGCGCTGTGTGCACGAACATGCTGGACCTGTACCAGAACGAGGGCATCATCGCGGAGCCTGCGGGCGCGCTGTCGGTCACCGCGCTCGATGAGGTCAAGCTCGCACCAGGCAGCACGGTCGTCTGCGTCATCTCCGGCGGCAACAATGACGTGCTGCGGTACGCGGAGATCATGGAGCGCTCCCTAGTCCACCGCGGGTTGAAGCACTACTTCCTGGTCAACTTTGCTCAGGAGCCGGGCCAGCTACGCCGTTTCCTCAACGATGTGCTGGGCCCGGACGACGATATTTCGCTGTTCGAATACCTGAAGAAGAACAACCGGGAGACCGGTGCCGCGCTCGTCGGCATCGAACTGGCTCGCGCGACGGATCTCGATCCGCTGCTTGCGCGCATGGAGGATGCCTCCTTCGACTGTCAGCGCCTCATGCCGGGCACACCGGAGTACGAATTCATCGTCACCGGTTAG
- the treZ gene encoding malto-oligosyltrehalose trehalohydrolase produces the protein MRFEVWAPHAHDVRLIVDDTEHDMRRDDSRRGWWTSDVEQVPGQRYGFTLFDGNDWSKPLPDPRSRRQPDGIHGLSEVVSTDFPWTDDHWVNYELQGQVIYELHVGTFTPEGTFDAIVDKLDYLVELGVTTIELMPVQPFGGERNWGYDGVDWFAVQESYGGPEGLKRLVDAAHHRGVGVFLDVVYNHFGPDGNYNGMFGPYTTAGSTGWGDVVNLSGANSDEVRAYVLDSVRQWLDEFHIDGLRLDAVHSYDDRAAYSIMEEINMLADEIEVKNGPNPIIIAESDLNDPRIIADYAHGGYGLDAQWLDDVHHALHTVITGENIAYYEDFGTVEILADSLRHGYRFRRDWSNFRGRTHGRALNLEQIAPWKLITYTTTHDQVGNRAAGDRPSQNLTMAQHALKAAVIFFSPFTPMIFMGEEFFAQTPFPFFVSHTDEDLQRLTREGRAHEFARYGWNFDHVPDPVDPETFESAKLDWNFAGDNVKMYEIYKDLLTLRRRLGLAKDDLRELRVDHGADGEKWLTMGYDDVFLAANFSDEEVTVPAGGELVYSYGSPRVDKQQTVLSAWEFAIIAR, from the coding sequence ATGAGGTTTGAAGTCTGGGCCCCGCACGCGCACGATGTTCGTCTCATCGTCGACGACACCGAGCACGATATGCGCCGCGATGACAGCCGCCGCGGGTGGTGGACCAGCGATGTCGAGCAGGTTCCTGGCCAGCGCTACGGCTTCACGCTTTTCGACGGCAACGACTGGTCCAAACCCCTCCCCGATCCGCGCTCCCGGCGCCAGCCGGACGGCATTCACGGACTCTCGGAAGTCGTCAGTACAGACTTCCCGTGGACCGACGACCACTGGGTCAACTACGAGTTGCAGGGCCAAGTCATCTACGAGCTTCACGTGGGCACGTTCACGCCGGAGGGAACGTTCGATGCGATCGTCGATAAGCTTGATTACCTCGTTGAACTCGGTGTGACCACGATTGAACTCATGCCTGTCCAGCCGTTCGGGGGCGAGCGCAACTGGGGGTATGACGGTGTCGACTGGTTTGCAGTTCAGGAGTCCTACGGCGGACCGGAGGGCCTCAAACGGCTTGTCGATGCTGCCCACCACCGTGGCGTGGGCGTCTTCCTCGACGTGGTGTACAACCACTTCGGCCCCGACGGCAACTACAACGGCATGTTCGGCCCCTACACCACCGCCGGCTCGACAGGCTGGGGCGATGTGGTCAACCTCTCCGGGGCCAACTCGGACGAGGTGCGCGCCTACGTGCTTGATTCTGTCCGGCAGTGGCTCGACGAGTTCCACATCGACGGGCTGCGACTCGACGCGGTGCACTCCTACGACGACCGCGCGGCGTACTCCATCATGGAGGAGATCAACATGCTCGCCGACGAGATCGAGGTGAAGAACGGCCCGAACCCGATCATCATCGCAGAGAGCGACTTGAATGATCCGCGCATCATTGCCGACTACGCCCACGGCGGGTACGGGCTGGACGCGCAGTGGCTTGACGACGTCCACCATGCCCTCCACACCGTCATCACCGGCGAAAACATCGCTTACTACGAGGACTTCGGAACGGTGGAAATCCTCGCCGACAGCCTCCGCCACGGCTACCGCTTCCGCAGAGACTGGTCCAACTTCCGCGGACGCACGCACGGGCGCGCGCTGAACCTGGAGCAGATCGCCCCGTGGAAGCTGATCACCTACACCACCACGCACGACCAGGTAGGCAACCGCGCAGCGGGCGACCGGCCGTCGCAAAACCTGACGATGGCGCAGCACGCGTTGAAGGCGGCAGTGATCTTCTTCAGCCCGTTCACGCCGATGATCTTCATGGGCGAGGAGTTCTTCGCCCAAACCCCGTTCCCTTTCTTCGTCTCCCACACTGACGAGGACTTGCAGCGGCTCACCCGCGAAGGCCGCGCGCACGAATTCGCCCGCTACGGCTGGAACTTCGACCATGTGCCCGACCCGGTCGACCCCGAGACCTTCGAGTCGGCGAAACTCGACTGGAACTTCGCCGGCGACAACGTGAAGATGTACGAGATCTACAAGGATCTGCTCACGCTGCGCCGCCGGCTCGGGCTGGCCAAAGACGACCTGCGCGAGCTCCGGGTCGATCACGGAGCAGACGGCGAGAAGTGGTTGACCATGGGGTACGACGACGTCTTCCTCGCCGCCAACTTTTCCGACGAGGAGGTCACAGTGCCCGCGGGTGGTGAGTTGGTGTACTCGTACGGCTCGCCGCGCGTCGATAAGCAGCAGACCGTGCTGAGCGCATGGGAGTTCGCGATCATCGCACGCTAG